One Halalkalicoccus tibetensis genomic region harbors:
- a CDS encoding VOC family protein: MTTPNALPSSTRVGRVALRANDPDGLAEFYRDVIGLDPMGREEGRTTLGTGGTPLLELLADPDAPAREPGETGLFHTAFRVPTRTALGDALGRIRERWSLDGASDHRVSEALYLTDPEGNGVEVYRDRPREEWPVEDGRVAMDTLPLDLDGLAERRRGAAGVPEGTTVGHVHLEVSSLPRAREFYVDGLGLGVRQEMSDAALFLAAGDYHHHVGLNVWNGRTSPASGRGLAWFELCVPDRETLAAVRERVGAGDAGSETDSLTLADPDGIELRVRVEDAC, from the coding sequence ATGACGACACCGAACGCGCTTCCGTCCTCGACCCGCGTCGGCAGGGTCGCGCTGCGCGCGAACGACCCCGACGGGCTCGCCGAGTTCTACCGGGACGTGATCGGGCTCGACCCGATGGGCCGCGAGGAGGGGCGAACGACACTTGGGACGGGCGGGACGCCGCTGCTCGAACTGCTCGCCGACCCCGACGCGCCCGCGAGGGAGCCCGGCGAGACGGGGCTCTTCCATACGGCGTTCCGGGTCCCCACGCGGACGGCGCTGGGCGACGCCCTCGGGCGGATCCGCGAGCGCTGGAGCCTCGACGGCGCCTCCGACCACCGCGTGAGCGAGGCGCTCTACCTCACCGATCCGGAGGGAAACGGCGTCGAAGTCTACCGCGACCGTCCGCGCGAGGAGTGGCCGGTCGAGGACGGCCGGGTCGCGATGGACACCCTCCCGCTGGACCTCGACGGCCTCGCCGAGCGCCGGCGGGGGGCCGCCGGGGTTCCGGAGGGGACGACCGTCGGGCACGTCCACCTCGAGGTCTCCTCGCTCCCGCGCGCCCGCGAGTTCTACGTCGACGGGCTCGGGCTGGGGGTCCGCCAGGAGATGAGCGACGCGGCGCTCTTTCTCGCGGCCGGCGACTACCACCACCACGTCGGGCTGAACGTCTGGAACGGGCGGACGAGTCCGGCGAGCGGGCGCGGGCTGGCGTGGTTCGAGCTGTGCGTTCCCGATCGCGAGACGCTGGCGGCGGTCCGTGAGCGGGTCGGAGCCGGGGACGCGGGCTCCGAAACCGACTCCCTCACCCTCGCGGACCCCGACGGGATCGAACTCCGCGTTCGGGTCGAG
- a CDS encoding ArsA family ATPase, producing MAEFVFFGGKGGVGKTTVASAYALKCARAGLDTLVVSTDPAHSTGDVFDQEFGDDPRPVEGIENLRAMEIDPETEVQEHLQETKRALGEQLSSGMAGEIDLQIEMAHRTPGAYEAALLDRFIDVMRDADCDRMVFDTSPTGSTLRLLSLPDLLEKWVDRLAHKREKSIDYFEMAAIGKQEPRRVREGDPILARLQGRKERFSYAGEALRGSAFYLVCTPDELSVRETERSLSTHREYGLSVEGVVINKRTPEPEPHEEGRGARFLREKVATERERIDEMHESFDAPIVGEIGTRVREIKGDLLAEVAAELDVDV from the coding sequence ATGGCCGAGTTCGTCTTCTTCGGCGGCAAGGGAGGAGTGGGAAAGACCACCGTCGCCAGCGCCTACGCGCTCAAATGCGCGCGGGCGGGCCTCGATACCCTCGTCGTCTCGACGGACCCGGCCCACAGCACGGGCGACGTCTTCGACCAGGAGTTCGGCGACGACCCCCGCCCGGTCGAGGGGATCGAGAACCTGCGGGCGATGGAGATCGACCCCGAGACCGAGGTGCAGGAACACCTCCAGGAGACCAAACGCGCATTGGGCGAGCAGCTCAGTTCGGGGATGGCCGGCGAGATCGACCTCCAGATCGAGATGGCCCACCGCACCCCAGGGGCGTACGAGGCGGCGCTGCTCGATCGCTTCATCGACGTGATGCGCGATGCGGACTGCGACCGCATGGTCTTCGACACCTCGCCGACGGGCTCGACGCTGCGGCTGCTCTCCTTGCCCGATCTCCTCGAGAAGTGGGTCGACCGGCTCGCCCACAAGCGCGAGAAGAGCATCGACTACTTCGAGATGGCCGCCATCGGCAAGCAAGAACCGAGGAGAGTTCGCGAGGGCGATCCGATCCTGGCACGACTCCAGGGCCGGAAGGAACGGTTCTCGTATGCCGGCGAGGCCCTCCGCGGGAGCGCGTTCTACCTCGTCTGTACCCCCGACGAGCTCTCGGTCCGGGAGACCGAGCGCTCGCTGTCGACCCACCGCGAGTACGGCCTCTCGGTCGAGGGGGTCGTGATCAACAAGCGAACGCCCGAGCCCGAACCCCACGAGGAGGGACGGGGCGCGCGCTTCCTCCGCGAGAAGGTCGCGACCGAGCGCGAGCGGATCGACGAGATGCACGAGTCCTTCGACGCGCCGATCGTCGGCGAGATCGGGACCCGCGTCCGGGAGATCAAGGGCGACCTGCTGGCGGAGGTCGCGGCGGAGCTCGACGTCGACGTGTAG